The proteins below come from a single Gordonia pseudamarae genomic window:
- a CDS encoding quinone oxidoreductase family protein encodes MRAIQVTAHGGPDVLIPATVDDPVPAPDEVLVRTGAAGVNFIDTYLRRGLYPSTPPYIPGSEIAGTVVAVGAAVTDRRVGERVASVTAPGGYAELVSVPAGRTVVLPGEVPDDVAGSSMLRGLTAHYLLDGSAHPREGDSVLVHAGAGGVGLILTQLAKLRGLRVITTVSSDEKETLSREAGADHVLRYDAELTARVRELTDGRGVAVTYDGVGADTFEQSLTSTAVRGTVVLYGAASGPVPPFDLQRLNGLGSLSVTRPTLAHFTAQPEELSWRAGELFGAIADGKVSVRVGQRYPLADAAQAHRDLEARITTGSTVLIP; translated from the coding sequence ATGCGTGCGATACAGGTCACGGCCCACGGCGGCCCCGACGTCCTCATCCCGGCCACCGTCGACGATCCGGTGCCCGCACCCGACGAGGTGCTGGTGCGCACGGGTGCGGCGGGGGTCAACTTCATCGACACCTACCTGCGCCGCGGTCTGTACCCGTCGACACCGCCGTACATCCCGGGATCGGAGATCGCCGGCACCGTGGTGGCCGTCGGTGCGGCGGTCACCGACCGCCGCGTCGGCGAGCGGGTGGCATCGGTGACGGCGCCGGGCGGCTACGCCGAACTGGTGTCCGTCCCGGCCGGACGCACCGTCGTCCTGCCTGGCGAGGTGCCCGACGACGTCGCGGGTTCGTCCATGTTGCGGGGTCTGACCGCGCACTATCTTCTCGACGGCAGTGCGCACCCGCGCGAAGGCGACTCGGTGCTCGTACACGCCGGTGCCGGCGGTGTCGGATTGATCCTCACCCAACTCGCCAAGTTGCGTGGGCTGCGGGTCATCACGACCGTCTCCTCCGATGAGAAGGAGACACTGTCGCGGGAGGCGGGGGCCGATCATGTCCTGCGCTACGATGCAGAACTGACCGCCCGGGTGCGTGAGCTCACCGACGGCCGAGGTGTGGCGGTGACCTACGACGGCGTCGGTGCCGACACCTTCGAGCAGTCCCTGACCTCGACTGCGGTCCGGGGCACCGTGGTGCTCTACGGCGCGGCGAGCGGTCCGGTACCGCCATTCGACCTGCAACGGCTCAACGGACTGGGTTCGCTGTCGGTGACCAGGCCGACGTTGGCGCATTTCACCGCGCAGCCGGAGGAATTGTCCTGGCGGGCAGGCGAATTGTTCGGGGCGATCGCCGACGGCAAGGTCAGTGTGCGGGTGGGCCAACGGTACCCGCTCGCCGACGCCGCTCAGGCTCATCGGGACCTGGAAGCCCGGATCACCACCGGAAGCACCGTATTGATCCCTTGA
- a CDS encoding heme o synthase, with amino-acid sequence MSGSSSAAPTDASVPQGSDRPSLPRRVRDTVLAYIALTKPRVIELLLVATIPVMLQADRGEVELPLIVFTLIGGWLGAGSANTLNMVADADIDQKMKRTARRPIARHAVSTRAALIFGIVLGFASFAVLSLAANLLSALLVLATIAFYVGVYTMILKRRTWQNVVWGGAAGCMPTLVGWAAVTGSLSWEPIVLFLVIFFWTPPHTWALAMRYKEDYKAAGVPMLPVIATEERVTRQMLFYTWATVITSLVLIPATSWIYLAVSVLGGGWFLSRVHKLYSETRAGAEVAPLKVFLQSNEYLAVLFCGLAIDAVVNMKTIADFF; translated from the coding sequence GTGAGCGGATCGTCCTCCGCCGCCCCCACAGATGCCTCGGTACCGCAGGGTTCGGACCGGCCATCGTTGCCGAGGCGCGTGCGCGACACCGTGCTCGCCTATATCGCGCTCACCAAGCCCCGCGTGATCGAACTGCTTCTGGTGGCGACGATCCCGGTGATGCTGCAGGCCGATCGCGGCGAGGTCGAACTCCCGCTGATCGTGTTCACCCTGATCGGTGGCTGGCTCGGCGCCGGCAGCGCCAACACCCTGAACATGGTGGCCGACGCCGACATCGACCAGAAGATGAAGCGCACCGCGCGCAGGCCGATCGCCCGGCACGCGGTGTCCACGCGGGCCGCCCTCATCTTCGGCATCGTGTTGGGTTTCGCCTCGTTCGCGGTGCTGTCCCTCGCGGCCAACCTGCTCAGCGCTTTGCTTGTGCTGGCCACCATCGCGTTCTACGTCGGTGTCTATACGATGATCCTCAAACGCCGCACCTGGCAGAACGTGGTGTGGGGCGGTGCGGCCGGATGTATGCCGACGCTCGTCGGCTGGGCCGCGGTCACCGGCTCGCTCAGCTGGGAACCGATCGTGCTGTTCCTGGTGATCTTCTTCTGGACACCGCCGCACACCTGGGCGCTCGCCATGCGCTACAAGGAGGACTACAAGGCGGCCGGGGTGCCGATGCTGCCGGTCATCGCGACCGAAGAGCGCGTCACCCGCCAGATGTTGTTCTACACGTGGGCCACCGTTATCACCTCGCTGGTGCTGATCCCCGCGACCAGCTGGATCTATCTGGCCGTGTCGGTTCTCGGGGGCGGCTGGTTCCTGAGCCGGGTGCACAAGCTGTACAGCGAAACCCGCGCCGGGGCCGAGGTCGCACCGCTGAAGGTGTTCCTGCAGTCCAACGAGTACCTGGCGGTCCTGTTCTGCGGTCTCGCGATCGACGCCGTCGTCAACATGAAGACCATCGCCGACTTCTTCTAA
- the tkt gene encoding transketolase, giving the protein MASTSNSPAVITDEIRALTVAAHPDDWTDVDTRAVDTARLLAADAVQKCGSGHPGTAMSLAPLAYTLFQRTLRHDPADPAWVGRDRFVLSCGHSSLTLYVQLYLGGFGLELGDLQALRTWDSLTPGHPEYRHTKGVEITTGPLGQGLASAVGMSMASRYERGLFDPQAAPGTSPFDHFIYVIASDGDIEEGVTSEASSLAGTQQLGNLIVFYDQNQISIEDDTDIALSEDVARRYEAYGWHVQTVEGGENVAGIEAAIEAAKAVTDKPSIICLRTVIAFPAPTKMNTGASHGSALGADEIAATKTILGFDPEKSFEVSDEVIGHTRALLTRGAAAKAEWTTGFDAWAAANPEAKSLFDRLHAGELPEGWTDALPTWTPGDKAVATRSASGKVLSALGPVLPELWGGSADLAGSNNTTIDGAKSFGPASISTSTWTADPYGRTLHFGIREHAMGSILSGIVLHGPTRAYGGTFLQFADYMRPAVRLAALMEIAPVYVWTHDSIGLGEDGPTHQPIEHLAALRAIPNLDVVRPADANETAYAWAHILTRHNNPAGLALTRQNVAVLEGTSAEGVAAGGYVLSDADGEAAVVLIATGSEVELAVAAQQTLKDKGIAARVVSMPSIEWFDEQTQEYRDSVLPPATPRVVVEAGIAMPWFRFVPSADQIVSLEHYGASAGYKVLYEEFGITAGAVVAAAERAIGTAERAAAK; this is encoded by the coding sequence GTGGCCAGCACCTCAAACAGTCCCGCCGTCATCACCGACGAGATCCGCGCGCTGACCGTCGCCGCTCATCCGGACGACTGGACCGACGTCGACACGCGGGCCGTCGACACCGCGCGCCTGCTGGCCGCCGACGCGGTGCAGAAGTGCGGCAGCGGCCACCCCGGCACCGCGATGAGCCTGGCACCTCTGGCGTACACGCTGTTCCAGCGCACCCTGAGGCACGATCCCGCCGACCCGGCATGGGTGGGCCGGGATCGTTTCGTCTTGTCCTGCGGACATTCGAGCCTGACCCTGTACGTCCAGCTGTACCTGGGCGGTTTCGGTCTCGAACTGGGCGACCTGCAAGCGCTGCGCACCTGGGATTCACTGACCCCCGGCCACCCCGAGTACCGGCACACCAAGGGCGTGGAGATCACCACCGGCCCGCTCGGCCAGGGTCTGGCGTCGGCGGTCGGCATGAGCATGGCCTCGCGGTACGAGCGCGGCCTCTTCGATCCGCAGGCAGCACCTGGCACCAGCCCGTTCGATCACTTCATCTATGTCATCGCCTCCGACGGCGACATCGAAGAGGGTGTGACCTCCGAGGCCAGTTCGCTCGCCGGAACCCAGCAACTGGGCAACCTGATCGTCTTCTACGACCAGAACCAGATCTCCATCGAGGACGACACCGATATCGCCCTGTCGGAGGATGTGGCCAGGCGGTACGAGGCCTACGGCTGGCATGTGCAAACCGTCGAAGGCGGTGAGAACGTCGCCGGTATCGAGGCCGCGATCGAGGCGGCCAAGGCCGTCACCGACAAGCCCTCGATCATCTGCCTGCGCACGGTCATCGCGTTCCCGGCCCCCACCAAGATGAATACCGGCGCCTCGCACGGTTCGGCACTGGGTGCCGACGAGATCGCCGCCACCAAGACCATCCTCGGTTTCGATCCGGAGAAGTCCTTCGAGGTGTCCGACGAGGTCATCGGTCACACCCGCGCGCTGCTCACCCGCGGCGCCGCCGCCAAGGCGGAGTGGACCACCGGGTTCGATGCGTGGGCCGCGGCCAACCCCGAGGCCAAGTCGCTGTTCGATCGGCTGCACGCCGGTGAGCTGCCCGAGGGCTGGACCGACGCGCTGCCCACCTGGACGCCCGGCGACAAGGCGGTGGCGACCCGATCGGCCTCGGGCAAGGTGCTCTCGGCACTCGGTCCGGTGCTGCCGGAACTGTGGGGTGGTTCGGCCGACCTGGCCGGCTCCAACAACACCACCATCGACGGCGCGAAGTCGTTCGGTCCGGCGTCGATCTCGACATCCACCTGGACCGCCGACCCGTACGGACGCACCCTGCACTTCGGTATCCGTGAGCATGCGATGGGCTCGATCCTGTCGGGCATCGTCCTGCACGGGCCGACCCGCGCCTACGGCGGCACCTTCCTGCAGTTCGCCGACTACATGCGTCCGGCCGTCCGGCTCGCGGCGCTGATGGAGATCGCCCCGGTCTACGTGTGGACGCACGATTCGATCGGCCTCGGTGAGGACGGACCCACCCACCAGCCGATCGAACATCTGGCCGCACTGCGTGCGATTCCGAATCTGGACGTGGTGCGTCCGGCCGATGCCAACGAGACCGCCTACGCGTGGGCCCACATCCTGACCCGCCACAACAACCCGGCCGGACTGGCCCTGACCCGGCAGAACGTCGCCGTTCTGGAGGGCACGTCCGCCGAGGGCGTCGCCGCCGGCGGCTATGTGCTCAGCGACGCCGACGGCGAGGCCGCGGTGGTGCTGATCGCGACCGGTTCAGAGGTGGAGCTGGCGGTGGCAGCCCAGCAGACGCTCAAGGACAAGGGCATCGCCGCCCGCGTCGTGTCGATGCCCAGCATCGAATGGTTCGACGAGCAGACCCAGGAGTACCGCGATTCGGTGCTCCCCCCGGC